From a region of the Zingiber officinale cultivar Zhangliang chromosome 10B, Zo_v1.1, whole genome shotgun sequence genome:
- the LOC122030267 gene encoding NAC domain-containing protein 21/22-like yields the protein MSVLSMVEAELPPGFRFHPRDDELICDYLAVKLAGNHGCSMMVDVDPNKCEPWDLPGTACVGGKEWYFFSLRDRKYATGQRKNRATVSGYWKATGKDRSVARKGVLVGMRKTLVFYQGRAPKGRKTDWVMHEYRMEDSASATQKMLPFKEDWVLCRVFYKGREVSGKASMEILSQDDSGGPMLLPPLLDNYNSTDQTSLNLEGFGQVPCFSRIAPSHAPQVPTITPHLPSSERAISLPRCFPQIADLPNLGSGPNQLAADRKLMKSVLSKLEGGGSKQRMVQNLVVEDCLGSYSAQGGLPTAWIPF from the exons ATGAGCGTCTTGAGCATGGTGGAGGCAGAGCTGCCTCCAGGGTTCAGGTTCCACCCGAGGGATGACGAGCTCATCTGCGACTACCTTGCAGTGAAGCTCGCCGGGAACCATGGCTGTTCTATGATGGTGGACGTGGATCCCAATAAGTGCGAGCCATGGGATCTCCCTG GTACTGCATGTGTGGGGGGCAAGGAGTGGTACTTCTTCAGCCTTCGAGATCGGAAGTACGCAACCGGGCAGAGAAAGAACCGGGCAACTGTGTCAGGCTACTGGAAGGCCACCGGAAAGGATAGATCGGTGGCCCGGAAGGGCGTGCTGGTCGGGATGAGGAAGACTTTGGTTTTCTATCAAGGAAGAGCTCCCAAGGGAAGGAAGACTGATTGGGTCATGCATGAATATCGCATGGAGGATTCTGCTTCTGCAACCCAAAAGATGTTGCCCTTCAAG GAAGATTGGGTGCTGTGCAGAGTGTTCTACAAGGGAAGAGAGGTCTCCGGCAAGGCAAGCATGGAGATATTGAGCCAAGACGATTCAGGCGGCCCGATGCTCCTCCCACCTCTCCTCGACAACTACAACTCCACTGACCAAACCTCACTCAACTTGGAAGGGTTTGGGCAGGTGCCCTGCTTCTCCAGAATAGCTCCAAGCCACGCACCTCAGGTCCCAACCATAACCCCACACCTGCCATCATCCGAAAGGGCCATCTCCCTACCAAGATGCTTTCCTCAAATAGCTGACCTGCCTAACTTGGGCTCTGGACCCAACCAGCTCGCTGCTGACAGGAAGCTCATGAAATCAGTATTGAGCAAGCTGGAAGGTGGTGGCTCGAAGCAAAGGATGGTGCAGAATTTAGTAGTTGAAGACTGTTTGGGGAGTTACTCAGCACAGGGTGGTCTGCCTACAGCTTGGATCCCTTTTTGA
- the LOC122029433 gene encoding uncharacterized protein LOC122029433 produces MGSVGLFKRGWKRLHPKKQAFTSIGVAAGFARERLLFLFDRHWPLIYRLCVIAASFLLGLLSQWRECDVGGVRSVFTLGPTALFVILWSFFLCLASTTSLVYVLLSLGAALVAVNYLGFTPGLFIVGHYGVLIIWIYGYFWMMTILLITAGYMFSLNRAYFLIFLATAYSIYSVYMRVGLLGVFLSMNLSFISNYILNKMHQRYNYTDESIHVEVQKDSEPVMEDFSVDTEYSPPITEPEHVECSKSACTAPEVSSITNTNKDASPSKVVVVEPSALVEMRRIMSCSNHYEVLGFLRNSNIDPKILKKEYRKKVLLVHPDKNLGTGSSLACESFDKLKFSYEVLSDLTKKKYYDEQLRKEEPGRVYQRSSTASQKVEFCSKESRRIECTKCGNSHTWICTNRNKARARWCQDCLQYHRAKDGDGWVETRHSTIMEIPRAYVCAESRIFDVSHWAICQGISCKPNIHGPTFHVNKRTEFELWLQKALASGIFSESPKL; encoded by the exons CTTGTTTCTATTTGACCGCCACTGGCCGCTGATCTATAGATTGTGCGTGATTGCTGCTAGCTTTCTACTTGGGCTTTTGTCGCAGTGGAGAGAATGTGATGTTGGAGGTGTAAGGTCCGTGTTTACTTTAGGTCCAACAGCTCTATTCGTCATTCTGTGGAGTTTCTTCCTTTGCTTGGCTTCAACGACATCACTAGTTTATGTGCTTCTGAGTCTG GGTGCTGCTTTAGTGGCCGTTAACTATTTGGGCTTTACACCTGGACTTTTTATTGTTGGGCATTATGGAGTTTTGATCATTTGGATCTACGGATACTTTTGGATGATGACAATTCTATTAATAACTGCAG GTTATATGTTCTCGCTCAATCGTGCTTACTTCTTAATCTTTCTGGCAACTGCATATTCCATTTATTCTGTCTATATGCGGGTGGGACTACTAGGAGTTTTCCTGTCGATGAATCTTTCGTTCATctctaattatattttaaataagatGCACCAAAGATACAACTATACTGATGAAAGCATACATGTGGAAGTGCAAAAGGATTCAGAACCAGTCATGGAAGACTTTTCTGTTGACACTGAATATTCTCCTCCAATAACAGAACCTGAACATGTGGAGTGTTCTAAATCAGCTTGCACTGCACCCGAGGTATCAAGTATTACAAATACTAACAAGGATGCTTCCCCTAGTAAGGTTGTTGTAGTCGAACCATCTGCATTGGTTGAGATGAGAAGGATAATGAGCTGTTCAAACCATTATGAAGTTCTGGGTTTTCTCAGGAACTCAAATATTGACCCTAAGATACTAAAGAAGGAATACCGTAAAAAG GTCTTGCTTGTGCACCCTGACAAAAATCTGGGGACGGGAAGTTCACTAGCATGTGAATCCTTTGACAAGCTGAAGTTCTCATATGAG GTTCTGTCAGATTTAACTAAGAAGAAATACTATGATGAACAATTGAGGAAGGAAGAACCTGGTAGAGTGTATCAGAGGTCCTCCACTGCATCTCAGAAG GTTGAATTCTGTTCAAAAGAATCCAGGCGCATTGAGTGCACCAAGTGTGGAAATTCTCATACATGGATATGCACTAATCGAAATAAAGCCAGGGCAAGGTGGTGTCAG GATTGCCTCCAGTATCATCGAGCCAAAGATGGAGATGGGTGGGTGGAAACTCGGCACTCGACAATT ATGGAAATACCACGAGCCTATGTATGTGCAGAGAGCAGGATATTTGATGTGTCGCATTGGGCAATTTGTCAG GGAATTTCTTGCAAGCCTAATATTCACGGACCAACCTTTCATGTGAACAAG AGGACTGAGTTTGAGCTGTGGCTCCAGAAAGCTTTAGCATCTGGCATCTTCTCTGAAAGTCCAAAGCTGTAG